From Rudanella lutea DSM 19387, a single genomic window includes:
- a CDS encoding carbamoyltransferase family protein translates to MYTLGINAAFHDPAAVLVCDGVVLAAAEEERFTHIKHGKRPVPFSTWELPYHAIDFCLRKAGIQLTDVDHIAYSFDPEPLLGGQSDTLTVRIPFRPEAIGQLMNPNHTGDNWQNPYEGLFLASILNAPGHLVDGVPLHLAKRFRGATLSTLGPWHFVNHHLAHAASAFLPSPYTKAAVLVIDGRGETATTSYWLGEGNRLDLIGEVKLPHSLGLLYEDMTEYLGFLRSSDEYKVMALASFGQPRYTDYFRSLIHLGPEGQYTIDKPDFVAQFGPARDKGSDLAQLHFDIAHSLQQVLEETVLHLIGWLHQRTGADTLCLAGGVALNCVMNARLRDEGPFRNIWIQPAAGDAGTALGAALHIDAQQRQTDTRAYQMEHVYLGPAYSDADIERFLQWSKLPYRRLENVADEVADYLTEGHIIGWFQQGMEFGPRALGARSILAPPFPAEMQAKLNDLKDREDFRPVAPVVLEEAADRYFLNIRPSASGASTPNAFMLFVNDVRPERRDDIPAVTHTDGTARIQTVNARQNGPYYALLKAFERRTGVPVLINTSFNTRGEPVVCSPRDAIESFWTSPLDALVIGSFMLVKTGTAFARQSEAVSKEFMPLYE, encoded by the coding sequence ATGTACACTTTAGGAATCAACGCGGCTTTTCATGACCCGGCTGCGGTCCTTGTCTGCGACGGGGTGGTACTGGCCGCTGCCGAAGAAGAGCGGTTCACCCACATCAAGCACGGCAAACGACCGGTGCCTTTTTCGACCTGGGAGCTACCCTACCACGCCATTGATTTTTGCCTTCGAAAGGCCGGCATTCAACTCACCGACGTCGATCATATTGCCTATTCGTTCGACCCGGAGCCATTGCTGGGCGGGCAATCGGATACGCTCACTGTCCGGATTCCGTTTCGCCCCGAAGCCATTGGGCAGCTCATGAACCCCAACCATACGGGCGACAATTGGCAAAACCCCTACGAAGGCCTGTTTCTGGCTTCGATTCTGAATGCGCCCGGCCACCTTGTCGATGGCGTGCCGCTTCACCTGGCCAAACGATTCCGGGGAGCCACGCTTTCCACGCTCGGGCCGTGGCATTTTGTGAATCACCACCTGGCGCACGCAGCCAGTGCTTTTTTACCCAGCCCATACACCAAAGCCGCCGTGCTGGTGATCGACGGGCGGGGCGAAACGGCCACGACCAGCTACTGGCTCGGCGAAGGCAACAGGCTTGACCTCATCGGCGAGGTGAAACTCCCCCATTCGCTGGGCCTTTTGTACGAGGACATGACCGAATACCTGGGCTTCCTGCGTTCGTCGGACGAGTACAAAGTGATGGCGCTGGCCTCGTTTGGCCAACCCCGCTACACCGACTATTTCCGAAGCCTCATTCACCTCGGCCCCGAGGGGCAATACACCATCGACAAACCCGATTTTGTGGCTCAGTTCGGGCCAGCTCGCGACAAAGGGAGCGACCTCGCCCAGCTTCATTTCGACATCGCCCATTCGCTGCAACAGGTGCTCGAAGAAACCGTGTTGCACCTGATCGGGTGGCTTCACCAACGCACGGGCGCCGATACCCTGTGCCTGGCGGGTGGGGTGGCCCTCAACTGCGTAATGAATGCCCGGCTGCGCGACGAGGGCCCTTTTCGGAACATCTGGATTCAGCCAGCCGCGGGCGACGCCGGTACGGCCCTGGGGGCGGCTCTGCACATCGACGCCCAGCAGCGACAAACCGACACCCGCGCCTACCAGATGGAGCACGTGTACCTGGGCCCGGCTTACTCCGACGCTGATATTGAACGGTTTTTGCAGTGGTCGAAGCTCCCGTACCGGCGGCTCGAAAACGTAGCCGATGAAGTCGCTGACTATCTGACCGAGGGGCATATTATTGGGTGGTTTCAGCAGGGGATGGAGTTTGGGCCACGGGCCCTCGGTGCCCGATCTATTCTGGCCCCGCCGTTTCCGGCCGAGATGCAGGCCAAACTTAATGATCTCAAAGACCGGGAAGATTTCCGGCCGGTAGCCCCCGTAGTGCTCGAAGAAGCCGCCGACCGCTATTTTCTGAATATCCGTCCGTCTGCCTCCGGTGCGTCTACCCCGAACGCTTTCATGTTGTTTGTGAACGATGTGAGACCCGAACGACGCGACGACATCCCGGCCGTAACTCATACCGACGGGACCGCCCGGATTCAGACGGTAAACGCCCGGCAAAATGGGCCCTACTACGCCCTTCTGAAGGCGTTTGAACGTCGAACAGGCGTGCCCGTGCTCATCAACACCTCGTTTAACACCCGGGGCGAACCGGTTGTATGCTCCCCCCGCGACGCCATTGAGTCATTCTGGACCTCCCCGCTCGATGCACTCGTGATTGGGTCGTTTATGCTCGTAAAAACCGGCACCGCTTTCGCCCGTCAGAGCGAAGCAGTTTCCAAAGAGTTTATGCCGTTGTACGAATAA
- a CDS encoding glycosyltransferase family 2 protein, which yields MTPLISVVIPTFRRPHLLQRCLNALGKQTFAHDAFEVLVVDDGNELATADIVDAATEATGLTIRYLRQVQRRGPAAARNRGWQAAEGCIIAFTDDDCIPQPGWLAAANEGFEAGATVLTGRVIMPLPNQPTAHDRTTALLQSAEFVTANCFCMRSALERVGGFDESFDMAWREDSALQFALLEAGISIEPCPDAVIVHPLEPTGWQAPMRNERKNQYDALLYKRYPHLFRERIPQYRGLVATYYGAVGSAILAAGGAAVGNRALMRAGGLSWLALTALLTARRQAGQPADQLPRNALVSAVTPFLSVYWRLYGSAKHRVWFW from the coding sequence ATGACACCTCTTATATCCGTTGTGATTCCGACGTTTCGGCGACCGCACCTGCTACAACGTTGCCTGAATGCCCTCGGCAAACAAACATTTGCCCACGATGCATTCGAAGTTCTGGTTGTCGACGATGGCAACGAGTTGGCCACCGCCGATATCGTCGATGCTGCTACCGAAGCCACCGGACTTACCATTCGGTATTTGCGGCAGGTACAACGCCGGGGTCCGGCCGCAGCCCGCAACCGGGGCTGGCAGGCTGCCGAGGGGTGCATCATCGCCTTTACCGACGATGACTGTATTCCGCAACCGGGCTGGCTGGCAGCAGCCAATGAGGGGTTCGAAGCCGGGGCCACCGTGCTGACGGGCCGGGTGATTATGCCCCTCCCCAACCAGCCCACGGCCCACGATCGTACCACCGCCCTGCTCCAATCGGCCGAGTTTGTGACAGCTAACTGCTTCTGTATGCGGTCGGCGCTGGAGCGGGTGGGCGGATTCGATGAGTCGTTTGATATGGCCTGGCGCGAAGACAGCGCCCTTCAGTTTGCCCTACTGGAAGCCGGAATTTCGATTGAACCCTGCCCCGATGCCGTGATTGTGCACCCGCTGGAACCCACAGGTTGGCAGGCCCCAATGCGTAACGAGCGCAAAAACCAGTACGACGCCCTGCTCTACAAACGCTACCCCCATTTGTTTCGCGAGCGCATTCCGCAGTACCGGGGGCTGGTGGCTACCTACTATGGTGCGGTGGGTAGTGCCATACTGGCCGCTGGTGGAGCAGCCGTAGGCAACCGGGCGCTGATGCGGGCGGGTGGCCTAAGCTGGCTGGCCTTGACCGCCCTACTAACGGCCCGACGGCAGGCTGGCCAACCCGCCGACCAATTGCCGCGCAACGCCCTTGTCAGCGCTGTAACGCCTTTTCTATCGGTGTACTGGCGGTTGTACGGGTCGGCCAAACACCGGGTCTGGTTCTGGTGA
- a CDS encoding glycosyltransferase family 9 protein, translating to MNTLTRLLQAPPQRIVIFRALKLGDLLCAVPAFRALRQAFPEAHIALLSLPWAAEFVKLFPAYFDEFIPFPGWPGLPEQPVDPAKTVAFLTQMQAREWDIALQMQGNGTFVNAMLSLFGARLVAGYYPQHLPAERMGSPDLWMPYPQPEHEVIRHERLMEFLGLPAAGYELEFPPTPTDSPLPDALNALRGPYVCVHAGGISGRRWPAEQFAHVADRLATAGLTVVLTGTQAEATIAQTVQQHMHQRAVDLTGQTDLPTLAAVLRHSGGLVSNDTGVSHLAAACQVPSVVIFTSADPAEWAPLATHRHHAVREADATPTTIADRLLSLVRNRVNQLL from the coding sequence ATGAACACACTTACCCGTCTGCTGCAAGCTCCCCCGCAACGGATTGTAATATTTCGGGCGCTCAAACTCGGCGACCTGCTGTGTGCGGTTCCGGCGTTTCGGGCGTTACGCCAAGCGTTTCCCGAGGCTCATATTGCCCTGCTTAGCCTACCCTGGGCGGCCGAGTTTGTAAAGCTTTTTCCGGCGTACTTCGACGAATTCATCCCGTTTCCGGGTTGGCCTGGCTTACCGGAGCAGCCTGTTGACCCGGCAAAAACGGTAGCCTTTCTCACCCAGATGCAAGCCCGCGAGTGGGACATTGCCCTTCAGATGCAAGGTAACGGCACGTTTGTCAACGCCATGCTGAGCCTGTTCGGAGCCCGGCTGGTGGCCGGGTACTACCCTCAGCACCTGCCCGCCGAACGAATGGGAAGTCCCGACCTCTGGATGCCCTACCCCCAACCTGAGCACGAGGTAATCCGGCACGAGCGACTCATGGAATTTCTGGGCTTACCGGCCGCGGGCTACGAACTGGAGTTCCCACCCACCCCAACGGATTCTCCCCTACCCGACGCCCTGAACGCCCTCCGTGGGCCGTACGTCTGCGTACACGCTGGTGGTATTTCGGGCCGACGCTGGCCCGCAGAGCAGTTTGCCCATGTGGCCGACCGGCTGGCAACGGCAGGGCTAACCGTTGTCCTGACCGGCACCCAGGCGGAAGCCACCATTGCCCAGACAGTACAGCAACACATGCACCAACGGGCGGTTGATTTGACCGGCCAAACCGACTTACCCACACTGGCGGCTGTGCTCCGGCATTCGGGCGGACTTGTGAGCAACGATACGGGCGTATCGCACCTGGCTGCGGCCTGTCAGGTACCCAGCGTGGTGATTTTCACCTCCGCCGACCCCGCTGAGTGGGCACCGCTGGCTACCCATCGACACCACGCCGTTCGGGAGGCCGATGCTACCCCCACCACCATCGCCGACCGGCTGCTATCGCTTGTTCGGAATAGGGTCAACCAGCTGCTATAA
- a CDS encoding carboxylesterase/lipase family protein — protein MNPIHRRDFLAQLALTTSALSLPSLGMAHTGKADEFIQTDTAYGRIRGVRQDGVNIFKGIPYGGRVSGDRRFRRPAPLEPWTGVRDALQVGPPAIQAPRRNEPTPSEDCLFLNVWTPANDNRKRPVMFYNHGGGFVIGSGASASQDGANLARNFDVVVVETNHRLGLLGFLYLDELAGSDYAGSGNMGMLDIVDGLKWVHENIARFGGDPANVMIWGESGGGAKTACLYTMPSAAPYFNKASIESGPGVRMTTKDVAAEATARLLHELNIAPKDWRKLLDVPAADLLAIQTKLPFVAPFLEKNNAKPPMDRKAGGFGPVVDGVALPQHPFDPKAPAISRNKPLLVGWNEDEYTFFAWERKDTDFAKLTFDSLPAKLEPTYGTDAQKIVDTYRKANPNASAPDIFVAISSITMMGLGSVDIAEKKAKQGGAPVYLYNFGYKSEKKVPGTDYAMGTPHAMDISFKFNNEIMPRDGSPPRESFFGGNRPERFAASRHFAELWTSFARTGKPSLQGGPAWPAYNPKTRPTLRIDTTCTVINNRFADELALWRSLGKL, from the coding sequence ATGAACCCCATTCACCGAAGAGATTTTCTGGCACAACTCGCCCTGACTACCTCCGCCCTCTCCCTGCCCTCGCTTGGTATGGCGCACACGGGTAAAGCCGACGAATTTATCCAGACCGACACCGCCTACGGCCGGATTCGGGGCGTGCGTCAGGATGGCGTCAATATATTCAAGGGCATACCCTACGGTGGTCGGGTTTCGGGCGATCGCCGGTTTCGGCGACCCGCCCCGCTGGAGCCCTGGACAGGCGTGCGCGATGCTCTTCAGGTAGGCCCACCCGCCATACAGGCACCCCGCCGGAACGAACCGACCCCGAGCGAAGACTGCCTGTTTTTGAACGTCTGGACACCCGCCAACGACAATCGTAAACGGCCGGTCATGTTTTACAACCACGGGGGTGGATTCGTGATTGGCTCGGGCGCGTCGGCGAGTCAGGATGGGGCCAATCTGGCCCGTAACTTCGACGTGGTCGTGGTGGAAACAAACCACCGGCTGGGGTTGCTCGGTTTTCTGTACCTCGACGAACTGGCAGGCTCCGACTATGCCGGGTCGGGCAACATGGGGATGCTCGACATTGTCGACGGGCTGAAATGGGTACACGAAAATATTGCCCGATTCGGGGGCGACCCGGCCAATGTGATGATCTGGGGCGAGTCGGGTGGTGGGGCAAAAACGGCCTGCCTGTACACCATGCCCTCGGCCGCTCCGTATTTCAACAAGGCCTCGATCGAAAGCGGGCCGGGTGTCCGTATGACGACCAAAGACGTAGCCGCTGAGGCTACGGCCCGGCTGTTGCACGAGCTGAACATTGCCCCTAAAGACTGGCGAAAGCTGCTCGACGTACCGGCCGCCGACTTGCTGGCGATTCAAACCAAACTGCCTTTTGTGGCCCCATTCCTGGAAAAAAACAACGCCAAACCGCCTATGGACCGGAAAGCGGGCGGCTTCGGGCCGGTGGTGGATGGAGTGGCTCTACCGCAGCATCCGTTCGATCCCAAAGCCCCGGCTATTTCGCGCAACAAACCCCTGCTGGTGGGCTGGAACGAAGACGAATACACGTTTTTTGCCTGGGAACGTAAAGACACCGACTTCGCCAAACTGACCTTCGACTCGCTGCCTGCCAAGCTGGAACCCACCTACGGGACCGACGCCCAAAAAATTGTGGATACCTACCGCAAAGCTAACCCCAACGCATCGGCCCCGGATATTTTCGTGGCTATTTCGTCCATCACCATGATGGGCCTTGGATCGGTGGATATTGCGGAGAAAAAAGCCAAGCAGGGCGGGGCTCCGGTGTACCTCTACAATTTTGGGTATAAGTCAGAAAAAAAAGTACCTGGCACCGACTACGCCATGGGCACCCCGCACGCCATGGATATTTCGTTTAAGTTCAACAACGAGATTATGCCCCGCGATGGGTCGCCACCGCGCGAGAGCTTTTTCGGGGGCAACCGGCCCGAACGCTTTGCAGCCTCGCGCCACTTTGCCGAACTCTGGACCTCTTTTGCCCGCACCGGTAAACCGAGCCTTCAGGGTGGCCCCGCATGGCCCGCTTACAACCCCAAAACCCGACCTACCCTACGCATCGACACGACCTGCACGGTCATCAACAACCGCTTTGCCGACGAACTCGCCCTCTGGCGATCTCTCGGCAAACTGTAG
- a CDS encoding glycosyltransferase codes for MKLNILIWHIHGAYLTAITQTEHNWYLPVRPDRAEGYIGRGEGSTLPDYVREVPADRIKDLDLNLIIYQTPKNYTIDRFEILSEAQRQLPGIYLEHNTPEPHPTHTLHPASGDPGVQLVHVTQYNRLMWDNGQAPAQVIEHSVAIDPTVQYTGQRAEGICVINNMQHRGRIAGYDLFETLRKRVPLTTVGMDAGAIGGLGEIHYRDLHRTVANYRFLFSPMRYSSLPLAVIEAMTIGMPVVALATTELPTVIENGVHGFVANDPDVLADRMQYLIDHPDEAIRMGANAQQLARTRFGIGRFVQDWNQLFSRLTASV; via the coding sequence ATGAAACTGAACATTCTGATCTGGCACATTCACGGTGCCTATCTCACGGCCATTACCCAAACCGAACACAATTGGTACCTCCCCGTCCGGCCCGACCGGGCGGAGGGGTACATTGGCCGGGGAGAAGGCTCTACCCTGCCCGATTACGTGCGCGAGGTGCCCGCCGACCGGATTAAGGACCTCGACCTGAACCTGATTATCTACCAGACTCCGAAGAATTACACCATCGACAGATTCGAGATCCTGTCGGAAGCGCAGCGGCAGTTGCCGGGTATTTATCTGGAGCATAACACCCCCGAACCGCACCCGACACACACGCTGCACCCGGCCTCTGGTGACCCCGGCGTGCAACTGGTACATGTAACGCAGTATAACCGACTCATGTGGGACAACGGGCAGGCTCCCGCACAGGTCATCGAGCACAGTGTGGCCATTGACCCCACGGTGCAGTACACCGGGCAGCGGGCCGAAGGGATTTGTGTGATCAACAACATGCAGCACCGGGGCCGGATTGCCGGGTATGACCTGTTCGAAACCCTCCGCAAACGCGTGCCCCTCACCACCGTCGGGATGGATGCCGGGGCCATTGGCGGGCTGGGCGAAATTCACTACCGCGACCTGCACCGTACGGTAGCCAACTACCGGTTTCTGTTCAGCCCGATGCGGTACAGCAGCCTGCCGTTGGCCGTGATCGAGGCCATGACCATCGGGATGCCGGTTGTGGCTCTGGCAACTACCGAGTTACCAACGGTGATCGAGAACGGGGTGCACGGGTTTGTTGCCAACGACCCCGATGTGCTGGCCGACCGGATGCAGTACCTCATTGACCACCCCGACGAGGCCATTCGAATGGGGGCCAATGCGCAACAACTGGCCCGCACCCGGTTCGGAATAGGGCGGTTTGTGCAAGACTGGAACCAACTCTTTTCCCGATTGACCGCTTCGGTGTGA
- a CDS encoding VOC family protein has translation MSIEHIAIWVRDLEGMRAFYQTYFGAVPNDKYTNARKGFSSYFLSFPDGGPRLELMQMPGIPDSQNDPLVQFTGLIHLAISVGSEADVDALTERLRADGYTIAGEPRRTGDGYYESVVLDPELNRLEITA, from the coding sequence ATGAGCATTGAACACATAGCCATTTGGGTGCGCGACCTTGAGGGAATGCGGGCGTTCTACCAGACGTATTTCGGAGCGGTTCCCAACGACAAATACACCAACGCCCGCAAAGGGTTTTCGTCGTACTTTCTGTCGTTTCCCGACGGTGGGCCGCGGCTCGAACTGATGCAGATGCCGGGCATTCCCGACTCGCAAAACGACCCGCTGGTGCAGTTTACGGGTCTGATTCACTTGGCCATCTCGGTCGGGAGCGAGGCCGACGTGGATGCCCTCACCGAGCGGCTCCGGGCCGATGGGTACACCATTGCGGGTGAACCCCGGCGCACCGGCGACGGCTACTACGAAAGCGTAGTGCTCGACCCCGAACTAAACCGGCTTGAAATAACGGCCTGA
- a CDS encoding response regulator transcription factor, whose translation MIRVLIADDHNVFVEGIESLLSGSSEIAVTQRCFTVASALASLQANPVDVVLLDISFPHIDDGLGLCEQINRLYPHIKVIALTMHDDASLIKRVVKKGVKGYLLKNTTKTELLQAILTVHGEKQYFNETITHILLNDEPRSRKATSGAGLRPNLTPRESEVLALIAQGLTTQQMANQLFVSSKAVEFHRSSLLMKFGVPNTALLIKNAMEMQYID comes from the coding sequence ATGATACGGGTGTTGATCGCCGACGATCATAATGTGTTTGTCGAAGGGATTGAGTCGCTGTTGTCGGGCTCGTCGGAGATTGCCGTGACCCAACGTTGCTTCACCGTAGCGTCGGCGCTCGCATCATTGCAGGCGAACCCAGTTGATGTCGTGTTGCTCGATATTTCGTTTCCGCACATCGACGATGGCCTTGGGCTTTGCGAACAGATTAATCGACTATATCCACACATAAAAGTGATTGCCCTAACCATGCACGACGACGCCAGCCTGATTAAGCGGGTGGTGAAAAAAGGCGTGAAGGGGTACCTGTTGAAAAACACCACAAAAACCGAATTGCTTCAGGCTATTCTGACGGTACACGGCGAGAAACAGTATTTCAACGAAACCATAACCCATATACTTCTTAACGATGAGCCACGGAGCCGAAAGGCTACGTCGGGGGCGGGGTTGCGACCCAACCTGACCCCGCGCGAGTCGGAGGTGCTGGCCCTGATTGCACAGGGCCTCACCACCCAGCAAATGGCTAATCAGCTGTTTGTCAGCTCCAAGGCCGTCGAATTTCACCGCAGCAGCCTCCTGATGAAGTTCGGCGTACCCAATACGGCCCTGCTCATCAAGAACGCCATGGAAATGCAGTACATTGATTAA
- a CDS encoding tetratricopeptide repeat-containing sensor histidine kinase gives MDRVLWLYLGLMLSAGQALGRADSVRIDSVKRAINRFLGDKQYARAAQSYEQLGYLYHQQFGYNKYTMDAYFNGLKYYSLAGDSLGYYQQHLVIGDYYTHDYFMQSSAEKYLTKALQYFRRVRNLPKIIECRLGLANIDQKKVPIPAGLATRLREVEQLSAANKQTYFQAFAQNLLANTYSQLKKPDSAQYYASRSLILAKQLNINWLIALNHFYLGIVEQFKNNPQAALKAYEQSVTLARSENNVGMLRELAKHSATSYSSMGNYKQAYEASLRALDFADEFYLSEQTKSIRLQELDSQIKTLEIEKQLVEQQSAHQRLLNTTLAIILIISVLGVVALIFLRRQQKLIAHQQSVIAQQQIRQLELKSLRAMIEGQEGERSRIARDLHDGLGIQLSRIKLFVEAHQEQLPNSVKEPLNQFLDEACTETRLVSSNLRPYTLTTFGLIPALEDLVQKLNLVNETRLILEHYGELPPLGDEASVMLYRVVQELLNNALKHAQAGQITVQIMANDETLLISVDDDGRGAEFPEVPTRGNGITNIKSRINYLGGQVMWQSEPQRGTSVMISLPIPRLLKTESIPE, from the coding sequence ATGGATAGGGTTCTCTGGCTTTATCTGGGTCTGATGCTGAGCGCCGGTCAGGCACTCGGCCGGGCCGACTCGGTCCGCATCGATAGTGTCAAGAGAGCGATAAACCGGTTTCTGGGCGATAAACAGTATGCCAGGGCGGCTCAGTCGTACGAGCAGCTGGGGTACCTCTATCACCAACAGTTTGGTTACAACAAGTACACCATGGATGCCTATTTCAACGGACTCAAATACTACAGTCTGGCGGGCGACTCGCTGGGGTACTACCAACAGCATCTGGTGATTGGCGACTACTACACGCACGACTACTTTATGCAGTCGTCGGCAGAGAAATACCTGACCAAGGCGCTCCAATACTTCAGGCGCGTCCGAAACCTGCCCAAAATCATCGAATGCCGGCTGGGGCTGGCCAACATCGACCAGAAAAAAGTACCGATTCCGGCCGGGCTGGCCACCCGGCTGCGCGAGGTAGAGCAACTGAGTGCCGCCAACAAACAGACGTACTTTCAGGCGTTTGCGCAGAATCTGTTGGCCAACACGTATTCGCAACTCAAAAAGCCCGACTCGGCGCAGTACTATGCCAGCCGGAGCCTGATTCTGGCTAAGCAATTGAATATCAACTGGCTCATTGCGCTCAATCATTTTTACCTCGGCATTGTCGAACAGTTTAAGAACAACCCGCAGGCGGCTCTGAAAGCCTACGAGCAAAGCGTAACCCTGGCCCGGTCGGAAAATAACGTCGGGATGCTCCGCGAACTGGCCAAGCACTCGGCCACCAGCTATTCGAGCATGGGCAACTACAAGCAGGCCTACGAGGCCTCGCTGCGGGCGCTCGACTTTGCCGATGAGTTTTACCTTTCGGAGCAAACCAAAAGCATTCGGTTACAGGAGCTGGACAGTCAGATCAAAACCCTTGAAATTGAAAAACAGCTGGTTGAACAGCAAAGTGCACATCAGCGACTACTCAACACAACCTTGGCCATTATTCTGATCATTAGCGTTTTGGGGGTAGTAGCCCTGATCTTTCTGCGCCGTCAGCAGAAACTGATTGCCCACCAGCAGTCGGTAATTGCCCAGCAGCAGATCCGGCAACTCGAACTGAAATCGCTGCGGGCCATGATTGAGGGGCAGGAAGGCGAACGGAGCCGGATTGCCCGCGATTTGCACGACGGCCTGGGCATTCAGCTCTCGCGCATCAAACTCTTTGTCGAAGCGCATCAGGAGCAGTTACCCAACTCGGTTAAAGAGCCGCTCAACCAGTTTCTCGACGAAGCCTGTACCGAAACCCGGCTGGTATCGAGCAACTTACGACCCTACACGCTCACCACGTTTGGGCTTATTCCGGCCCTCGAAGACCTGGTCCAAAAGCTTAATCTGGTCAACGAAACGCGGCTTATTCTGGAGCATTACGGCGAGCTACCCCCGCTGGGCGACGAGGCTTCGGTGATGCTGTACCGGGTGGTGCAGGAGTTGCTCAACAACGCCCTGAAACACGCACAGGCTGGGCAAATTACGGTTCAGATTATGGCCAACGACGAAACCCTGCTGATTAGCGTCGACGACGACGGGCGGGGGGCCGAGTTTCCGGAAGTTCCGACCCGGGGCAACGGTATCACTAATATCAAGTCGCGCATTAACTACCTCGGCGGGCAGGTCATGTGGCAGAGCGAACCGCAACGGGGCACCTCGGTCATGATTTCGCTGCCCATACCCCGGCTTCTAAAAACCGAATCCATACCCGAGTAA